From Astyanax mexicanus isolate ESR-SI-001 chromosome 16, AstMex3_surface, whole genome shotgun sequence, one genomic window encodes:
- the lrrc39 gene encoding leucine-rich repeat-containing protein 39: MTGVTVCFGTVNSVKALWETRIKKSKDDLKREKEQRDRVTVGRLTGAWEDRITLAKLKERLVTEDGRVILRIQNEEWKTLPPALVQLTHIQEWQLHRTGLHKIPSFISSFQSLIVLDLSRNAIRQIPKEIGKLTRLRELLVSYNRLSCVPEELSTCESLEKLELAKNSDLDELPEQLSNLKKLYHLDLSLNQFSTIPECVVNLPALEWLDMGGNRLERLPDDIHRMEKLHTLWLQRNELEYLPDNISRMPNLDTLVLSKNKLRDIPPLMEGMTNLRFVNFRDNPLTYHVTLPDVKEDVEEEEDDREMFGREFMNYYIHEARKRDSQTYTSVLNVALEGVVEIAAP, from the exons ATGACCGGGGTGACGGTGTGTTTTGGGACGGTGAACTCCGTCAAGGCTCTGTGGGAGACGAGGATAAAGAAGAGTAAAGATGACctgaagagagagaaggagcagagagacagagtgacagTGGGACG GCTGACCGGGGCTTGGGAGGACAGGATCACCTTGGCCAAGTTAAAGGAGAGACTGGTGACCGAGGATGGAAGGGTCATCCTACGCATCCAGAATGAAGAGTGGAAG ACTCTTCCACCAGCACTGGTCCAGCTCACCCACATTCAGGAGTGGCAGCTGCACCGGACGGGCCTTCACAAGATCCCCAGCTTCATCTCCAGCTTCCAGAGCCTCATCGTTCTGGATCTGTCCCGCAATGCAATCAGACAAATCCCTAAGGAAATTG GTAAACTCACTCGGTTGCGAGAGCTGCTCGTGAGTTATAACAGGCTGAGCTGTGTACCAGAGGAGCTGAGCACCTGTGAGAGTCTGGAGAAGCTGGAACTGGCAAAGAACTCAGATCTGGATGAGCTGCCCGAACAG CTCAGCAATCTGAAGAAACTCTACCACCTGGATCTATCCCTGAACCAGTTCTCCACAATCCCAGAGTGTGTGGTGAATCTTCCTGCTCTGGAGTGGTTGGACATGGGTGGGAACAGGCTGGAGAGGTTGCCAGATGACATACACAG AATGGAAAAGTTGCACACGCTGTGGCTACAGAGAAACGAGCTGGAGTATCTGCCTGACAACATCAGCCGCATGCCCAATCTGGACACACTGGTGCTCAGCAAGAACAAGCTCAGAGACATCCCTCCTCTGATGGAGGGCATGACCAACCTCAG GTTTGTAAATTTCCGAGACAATCCGCTGACATATCACGTGACCCTGCCGGACGTGAAAGAGGACGTGGAGGAGGAAGAAGATGACAGGGAAATGTTTGGCCGAGAGTTCATGAATTACTACATCCATGAGGCTCGCAAAAGAG ATTCCCAGACTTATACCTCTGTGCTGAATGTGGCACTGGAAGGTGTGGTAGAGATTGCTGCTCCATAG
- the LOC103036543 gene encoding dynein light chain Tctex-type 5-A, translating into MMPCNTHKTCFSKKRLGHGSQKRAEGQKSRVTTKADSDPKQQWSRTKKTTGFSQTPPNQQAVKTEMETPVPWTSSLTVYPGQSEWQEYQTAPHRRFPREQVHSVMKSIVEARLGEAQYTSSCSAVARELSDSIKEAAKSLSYERYKLISYVAIGQLRDSEVTCSSRGVWCPAADTFTEYTFKNDHLFALCVLFAVYQE; encoded by the exons ATGAtg CCCTGTAACACCCATAAAACCTGCTTCAGCAAGAAAAGACTTGGCCATGGGAGTCAGAAAAGGGCTGAGGGTCAAAAGTCCAGAGTGACCACCAAGGCTGACAGCGACCCCAAGCAACAATGGAGCAGGACAAAGAAGACCACAGGATTCTCACAAACCCCCCCAAACCAGCAGGCCGTAAAGACAGAGATGGAAACTCCTGTACCCTGGACATCATCTCTAACCGTGTACCCTGGACAGAGCGAGTGGCAGGAGTATCAGACTGCTCCACACAGGAGATTCCCTCGTGAACAGGTGCACTCTGTGATGAAGAGCATAGTGGAGGCACGACTTGGAGAAGCTCAGTATACCAGCAGCTGCTCCGCAGTGGCCAGAGAGCTCTCAGACTCCATTAAAGAAGCAGCCAAAAGCCTCTCGTATGAGCGGTACAAACTGATTTCATACGTGGCCATCGGGCAGCTCCGAGACTCTGAGGTCACGTGCTCAAGCAGAGGGGTCTGGTGTCCAGCAGCGGACACGTTCACAGAATACACCTTCAAAAACGATCACCTTTTTGCTCTTTGTGTACTTTTTGCTGTATATCAGGAGTAG
- the dbt gene encoding lipoamide acyltransferase component of branched-chain alpha-keto acid dehydrogenase complex, mitochondrial: protein MAALMTVRGSFPVIRRLVSVQHLHKWCSSRVQKAPLVYTPLSYNVSVIHQHRFFRTSYAAAGPILQFKLSDIGEGIMEVTVKEWYVKEGDRVSQFDSICEVQSDKASVTITSRYDGVIRKLYYDIDSIALVGKPLVDIETDGAGEQTPDQDVVETPAVSLEEHTHQEIKGHKTQATPAVRRLAMENNIKLSEVVGTGKDGRILKEDILNFIARQTGAILPPSPFHEIQPPPPAPAAVAKPKEIRPSPSIPAPVAPRPVFTGKDHTEPLKGFHKAMVKTMSAALKIPHFGYKDEVDLTQLVRLRSELKGVSESRGVKLSYMPFFIKAASLGLLHFPVLNASVDDACQNITYKAAHNIGLAMDTPQGLLVPNVKNVQMLSVFEIAVELNRLQSLGAAGQLGTAELTGGTFTLSNIGSIGGTYAKPVILPPEVAIGALGKLQVLPRFNAKDEVVKAHIMNVSWSADHRIIDGATMCRFSNLWKSYLENPGSMVLDLK from the exons atggcggcGCTCATGACCGTGAGGGGCTCATTCCCGGTTATTAGACGCCTG GTCTCTGTACAACACCTGCACAAGTGGTGCTCCTCCAGGGTTCAGAAAGCACCTCTCGTATACACACCCCTCTCATACAATGTCAGTGTTATACATCAGCACAGATTTTTCAGAACTAGCTATG CTGCAGCAGGACCCATTTTACAATTCAAACTGTCTGACATTGGCGAGGGGATCATGGAGGTGACAGTTAAAGAATG gtatGTGAAGGAAGGAGACAGAGTGTCCCAGTTTGACAGCATCTGTGAGGTCCAGAGCGACAAAGCTTCTGTTACAATCACCAGCCGCTATGATGGGGTCATCCGCAAACTGTACTACGATATCGATTCTATTGCTCTTGTGGGAAAGCCACTGGTTGATATTGAAACTGATGGAGCTGGAGAACAGA CTCCAGATCAGGATGTAGTGGAAACACCCGCTGTGTCTCTGGAGGAACACACACACCAGGAAATTAAAGGCCACAAGACCCAGGCCACCCCAGCAGTACGCCGTTTAGCAATGGAGAACAAT ATCAAGCTGAGTGAAGTTGTTGGCACTGGGAAGGATGGACGGATTCTGAAAGAGGACATACTAAACTTCATAGCCAGGCAGACGGGAGCCATCCTTCCTCCGAGCCCCTTCCACGAGATCCAGCCGCCCCCTCCTGCACCAGCAGCTGTAGCCAAGCCCAAAGAGATCAGACCCAGCCCAAGCATCCCTGCACCCGTCGCTCCAAGACCTGTGTTCACAGGAAAAGACCACACTGAGCCTCTTAAAG GTTTTCATAAGGCAATGGTGAAGACCATGTCAGCAGCTCTAAAGATCCCACACTTCGGCTACAAGGATGAAGTGGACCTAACGCAGCTGGTGCGTCTTCGCTCGGAGCTTAAAGGAGTTTCTGAGTCTCGAGGAGTGAAGCTCAGCTACATGCCATTCTTTATCAAG gcagcttctctggGTCTGCTCCACTTCCCCGTCCTGAACGCCTCTGTGGATGACGCTTGCCAGAACATTACCTACAAG GCTGCTCATAATATTGGACTGGCGATGGACACTCCACAGGGCCTGCTGGTGCCCAATGTGAAGAATGTACAGATGTTGAGTGTATTTGAAATAGCTGTGGAACTCAATCGACTGCAGAGTTTAGGAGCTGCTGGACAGCTGGGAACAGCTGAACTCACCGGAGGAACTTTCACACTCTCCAACATCGGCTCA attGGAGGGACCTATGCAAAGCCAGTGATTTTGCCGCCTGAGGTTGCAATCGGTGCTCTTGGGAAACTTCAG GTGTTACCCCGGTTCAATGCAAAGGACGAGGTGGTTAAAGCGCACATCATGAACGTCAGCTGGTCGGCGGATCACAGGATCATCGATGGAGCCACCATGTGTCGATTCTCCAACTTGTGGAAGTCCTATCTGGAGAATCCTGGCTCCATGGTCCTGGATCTGAAATGA
- the rtca gene encoding RNA 3'-terminal phosphate cyclase codes for MAATTHEMDGSVMEGGGQILRVSAALSCIQGASLKINKIRAGRSTPGLRPQHLSGLELLRDMCDGNLEGAMVGSTEITLTPGKMKCGNYIADTQTAGSVGLLLQISLPCALFTGGPSELCLKGGTNAEMAPQIDYTLKVFKPIAERFGVQFDCDLRMRGYYPKGGGEVVVKVNPVKELSPINMTERGNITKIYGRAFVAGVLPFKLAKDMSTAAVRTIRKEIKDLYINIQSLQEKDKACGNGNGIIIIAESSTGCIFAGSALGKKGVYADKVGIEAAEMLLKNIRHNGCVDEFLQDQLIIFMALAKGTSRMRTGPITLHTQTAIHVAEQLTKAKFAIHKADDEHANNDTYIIECQGTGATNANL; via the exons ATGGCCGCAACGACGCACGAAATGGACGGAAGTGTAATGGAAGGG GGGGGACAGATCCTGCGGGTGTCCGCTGCTCTGAGCTGCATCCAGGGGGCTTCTCTCAAAATCAACAAAATCCGAGCAGGCAGGAGCACACCAGGCTTGAG GCCTCAGCATCTGTCAGGGTTGGAGTTGCTCAGGGACATGTGTGATGGCAATCTGGAGGGAGCTATGGTGGGCTCCACAGAGATCACATTGACTCCTGGGAAAATGAAATGCGGAAACTATATCGCTGACACCCAGACTGCAGG GAGTGTTGGGCTTCTGCTTCAGATTTCTCTGCCCTGTGCTCTGTTTACTGGAGGACCTTCAGAGCTCTGCTTGAAAGGAGGTACCAATGCAGAGATGGCACCCCAGATTGATTACACGCTCAAG GTGTTCAAACCCATTGCAGAGAGATTTGGCGTGCAGTTTGACTGTGATTTAAGAATGAG AGGTTATTACCCAAAGGGTGGTGGAGAAGTGGTTGTAAAAGTGAACCCTGTGAAAGAGCTGAGTCCCATCAACATGACTGAAAGAGGCAACATCACTAAAATCTACGGCCGGGCCTTTGTGGCTGGGGTTCTTCCTTTCAAG CTTGCGAAGGACATGTCCACTGCAGCAGTGCGCACTATCCGGAAAGAGATTAAAGACCTTTACATCAATATCCAGTCTCTGCAAGAGAAGGACAAGGCCTGCGGCAATGGCAACGGCATTAT AATCATTGCAGAGTCATCTACTGGCTGTATATTTGCTGGCTCAGCTCTGGGCAAGAAAG GCGTATATGCAGACAAAGTGGGTATCGAAGCTGCTGAGATGCTCCTAAAGAACATTAGGCACAACGGCTGTGTGGATGAGTTTTTGCAAGACCAG CTGATCATTTTCATGGCCTTGGCTAAAGGCACGTCTCGAATGCGCACTGGCCCGATCACTCTGCACACACAGACTGCCATCCACGTTGCTGAGCAACTCACTAAG GCTAAGTTTGCTATACATAAGGCAGACGATGAACACGCCAACAACGACACCTACATCATTGAGTGCCAGGGTACCGGTGCCACTAACGCTAATCTGTAA